TGCCTCGGCTGCTGCCCTCTGAATGTCCCTAGTGTCTGTTGATGAAGGAACACTCAACCTCCATGCTGAATCAGCAAAGTTGAGACATGCATTCCTACCTCTAAGTGCCAATGCAGCCACGTCGTGGGCCCGTGCTGCCATCTCAGCAGTAGGGTATGTGCCTAGCCATATCCTATTGTTGTTATTAGGGGCTCGAACCTCACAAACCCACCGATCTCCATTCCTCTGCCTCACTCCCCTGTACACCGGGTGCCTCGTCTCCTTAAACTTCTTCCTCCCCGCCCGCTTCTTCGGGCAGCTCGACGCCAATATCATCTCGTCATCAGAGTGGGACCCTCTTGGAGTATTGGGGTTGAAACATTGCTGATTTCCATCATCCATAATGTCTCTAAACATTGACCAAGTTTCGAGTATTCGGTTTTGAGCTTGGAAAGGGGACTAGTGCTAATGTGTTTTTTTTGAGTGACTATACTGCCATGTTGCTGTGTACTTATTATAGGCTTGAGAAAGATGTTTAGCAGCGTCGAATGTAGTGTATTATACTAGGTAAGACACGTGTTAGCTTTTGATACACCGAGTCTAAAACATCTGAGGTACGGAGTACTATTATTAGCATAGCAGTATCTTCTTTTTGCCTTTGTTAATTATTTGTCCTCTAATTGCTAAAACTTTAAAGTACACTTGGGTTGCTGGCTATCTAGCACGTGTCTATATTGGAGAAatggatttaattaattaccacCTGTCCAGACGATATTGGATGACAGCAATATTTTttacggagtaatatttttTTGAAGGGGAAAGGGGGACAGGAGATAGGAAACAGACATTTTTGCTTAAGCTATTTGAGGGGGACAACAAAATATTTCTTCACTCTACGTATGCTTAAACTTAACAGTTAACACGTGTTGATTTTTAAGTCGCCACCTGGCTTCTATTAGTGACACCTTAGTACTTTAGTTAATAATCATATGTTATTTAATTGTACAGATGTGATTTTCATAGTATTTAATTACGTACTTTAGTTATACTTTGAAAAAGTGCAAAGAACTTTCTTGTACAGTGTACTCGTAGATGTTAAGGACGAGTCTAAATTGGTGGGAATGATGGATATGATTTTGGTTGAATGGAAAtagtttttctttctttttgttattGGCTTCATTTTGTGCCACCAATACTTATTTGGTATGGATGTTGGGGACATCACATCAAATACGTGGAAAGAGTCAAATGGGATGTTCATTTTCTTTGGATAACAAGGGTAAAGACGGTCGTGGGCCCGTGGCTATGTTGGGTCGTGCCTCGTATCGAGCCCGTGTGCCGGACCCTATAGCTTTGTACTATACCAACAAACTAAAAGGTTGGCCTAAACGGTTGTGTAGTGTCTACGTGCATAAGTATAATTCACTCGATTTAACGTGTTTTGTTTCTCGTGACTCTTATCATATTTTCCGAAAATATGCAGCCCACACACAACCCTTTAGTCCGTGCCCGTCCCGTGCTTCTTTCTTTTAGGTCGAGATGTGCCATACTTTTTTCTTAAAACTTAACCGTGCTACAACCCAATCCAAGGCCACACTTAAATAGActtggttattggacagggtagtccaatgggtATGGGTTAAGTTAATAAAGATTTTATTGGGTTGGACTCTTATTGGACATGGACTTTATTGGACATGGTCATTATAGGATCAAACTTATACCgtaataattttgaaaactaaaatagcaatgatacaaaaaattatgtaaatagcttcgtattcacttgtacttgcacatgatttttttttcatttttcattaacGACCGCTATTGAACCGCGACTGGCTTTTGACCAGTCCATTATCGACCCGTTATAAATGACCCTTTCATTACCCGATCCGTTTTTGACTCGCACTGACCTTGACCCGATCCGCCTGATAACCAGGTCTACATTTAAGTAAGGGGAGATAATATCGATAGTGCGAAGCCTTTTCGTGGTGCAATGACATGTATTAATACATGTGGATGTATGTGATTTactttttgaggagagagatagggagaaatgaaaatttgaagaaaatatAAGTATAGAGGATGAAATGATACTCTAATATCCAATGGTATAATCCAGGATGATCTAGTGGCATATCCAGGATATTTAAATATCATAtacacattattattattaagtttgAGTTTATCCCTAGACTCGACCCTATCTTTAAACTCTGTCACATCATCTTTCCGTTAATTTTTACCTACTTTTTCATTATTCAGAATCACACAAGACTTTcctatttttacacattatccTCAGACTCGCTTCAGATATAACTAAACtccttaaaataaataaaaaataagataaaGTATGATGATGTGATATAATTTGATTTGGTTGGAGAAAAGGTGGAGTATTAAGTGATTGTTGAGtgagtcttggattttcaaactcacttaaagacttgttGTAGTCTTTTACCACATTATCCATAAACTTGGACTCAAGACTCACATCGAGACTCACCGTAAGACTTGAGATAAACTCACCCTAATATTATTGTAATAATTAGTGTGCTTATACCCATGGTTCACGATGGAAAGCTGCATGTTGTCTTTGCATTTCTAGTTCAAGTCTATTATGCTATTCATCTTTAGGTGTGTGTAGTATGCACCAAGCAAGGCTTGGCCTCATAAGTCCTAACCTTAAGGTTATGGGATCAAACACCACTAGAGGCTCTTTGGGGGTGAGAACTTACATCGTATTCTCCCTCACTTCTAATGAGTCTGACCTACAATTTGGCTAAAAATATCTGTGCAATGTACAAGTATAATAGGGTCCTTCATCttaccttaaaaaaataaataaattatgtgTAGTATGCAATCAAGTTTTGACTTTCCCTAATGGAAAACAAAAAGGAAATCACACTAGTTATGATCAAATAAAAAGTGAAAAAGTAACAATACGCTCCAAAGAAGATCGAATTATTATTCGACGGGAAAGAACAATATCATTAATATGGAGTAATTAGTCATACCACATTTACAAAGATTTCAATAAAACACAAATTTCTGACATAATTGTTACAATCAAAGTAATTATTATTCCACATCCTAAAGCAAAGTTCGTAATTCATCGCTTCTAGCTTGACGCGAGTCGTGATTTTTgatgttttcacttttttttcaaGTAGAGTCATTCACAATTCGCGTACGAGTTGTTCTGACTGACGAGTTGATGGCAAACTCTAAACTCATACGCATTTAAATATCCTTCCCAATAATTAAAACCCCAAAATATTCTCATCCGTGGATTAGAATCAAGAATCTTGTAAAAGTTAGGAAAAAACCAGAAAACTTGGAAATAATCCCGAAAACagggaaaaaaaacaaaaaacaaaatataaacgaaaaaaagaaaagtgggCAGAAATAGTACTCCTTAGTCCTTACCAGGAAGAGGGTGAAGACtgaagagagaaagaggagctgCGGCCAAAAAAGTTGGCTTATCAAGATTAGCAACTGCGCTTATCACCTTGTTTTTGGTTGCTTTTACTACGCATGAGTGATGTGCGCTGATTATACGCGCCCACACCACGCACTTTTAACttactttaattattttggGCATATGCTAATTTTGGGGTCAGAGGAATTTGTTCTCTCCCATCTTGGGCCCTGAATTGGTCCACAAAAATAGTACGGAGTACTAATTATAGAAATCCATAAGCCGTAATAACTACCGAGTACTTGTAATTTTCTGTCATAAGGGATGAAATaacttattttgtttttattaagcTCAAGTGAGGTCTAAGTTATGAGTCGACATTGATAGATACTTTTGCTAACTTTTTCATATCGTGGATAATACCCTGACACTTTAAGAGTGGCTTGGGTTATCTATGGGAGAGTTGGACGCAAAGTAGAAAGATTAGTTAGAGCTATGGGCAGGCCATTTTGGTTGGAAATTCCATTAGGCTAAGACATTACTTGGTGATATACTTCATATTTTGTATTTATAAACTTAACTTGAAACAGAGCCTAAACTACCGCGAGAATATTGAAATACACCTGGTGGGATCTTCTAGTGAAGGCGACTTAGTTTTGCTTAGGGGATTAAATGGGATAAACGAGAATTATTATTACAGttcacccacctttttacataCTCTCCATTTcttatcttaatatttgtgcaaatagtaactgtaaaagaatcattttgaaatagaggTGTAGTACGTAGTAACTGGCAATAGACTTTTATTCATGTAAAGTTCCAGGGACCTTTGCTTAGGCTACTTACATAGTTACATGCAGGCTATTAGCTATAGCAATACATCATTGCAAAAACCACCATTACAATACAAAATACACTCTTTCCTTTCTCTACCCCTTACGCAAGCCTGCACAAAAACATACCCTGATACCCCTAGTCTCCCCTGATAATATTTCATTCTACTTCAagcaaagattttttttttaatagataGATCTTGCTTGAAATTTCATGCCTTTTCGGCATGATCTATATGTActagaaattaaaaataatgcaTATGCACGGAATGAACCACCCCGCAACAATTAGTTAGTCTATTACCTTGCATGGAATTTAGTCCATGCTTAATAGTTCCAGAGTGAGACATCACAGTCGTCAGTCTCATCATTCCAGTTATATCCTTCATATGGATTTTGAGGTGGTGGGAGTAACATTCCTTCAGCCATGTTCTGAAGTAACCCTGGCATGTTATATACCGCCTCTTCATCTACATATTCAGCGTTTTGCTGATGCAAAACCTCATTATTGTTAGTGTTAGTTCTTACCTCATTCCCACCACCAGAAGCTTGCATAGTAACATTATTGACATTGTTATTGCTCATGTTGCTATTCTCCCCTACATAAACCTCTGATCCTCCACCTCGGAAAGCTTCTGCTGCCTCGGCTGCTGCCTGCTGAATGTCCCTAGTGTTAGTTGATGCAGGGACACGCAGCCTCCATGCGGAGTCAGCAAAGTTGAGGCATGCAGTACTACCTCTAAGAGCCAATGCGGCCACGTCATGGGCTCGTGCAGCCATCTCAGCAGTTGGGTATGTTCCGAGCCATATTCGGGAGTTGTTATGGGCTCGGACCTCACATACCCACCGGTCCCCGTTCCTCATCCTTACTCCTCTGTACACCGGGTGCCTCGTTTCCTGTAACTTCTTCCTTCCTGCCCTCTTCTTCGGGCAGCTTGAAGCCAATGCCATCTGGTCATCATAGTTGTTAGACCCGTTTCCACTATCCATAATGTGTTTGTTTTTGTGCTTAGTTACTGATGTTTTTGAGTGTTGACTTGTTGAGTGTTGTCCATAATTGAGGCAAGTTATTATAGGGTTAACAAAAATGGTAAGCAGTGTTTAATGTTGTGTATTGTACGTAGTATCAAGTAGGACACGTGATGCTGTTTGATACACGGAGTCTAAATATATGCGTTACGGGGTACTCATATTAGAGATCAAGAATCCATTATTACGTAGTAGAAAGCATCTTATATTCTTCTTTTTTCCTTATTGGTAGTTATTTTGTCATTAAGTTGCTATAACTCTATAAGTATAGATGGTTGCCTGTTTACCACGTGTCATGCGCCGAAATTGAAGAGCAtcaatttctttaaaataagTGGTACTATTACGAGAAAGTATTTTCGGATGCATATCataacaaaagacaaaataggaaaaatgacaaaaaaaaaatggtactttttaaaacaaaaatggtaaTTTCTCCGTCCTaaaattattgtcctgtttactAAATCaggcgtcccaaaattatagccCGGTTTCTAATTTTGTCTACTAAGGTCCCCACTTTTTcatgtattatattaatttaaaaTGTATTGAAAATCCCACCAATGTACTATATTACATTTtcctatgtactatattctctttcacatTTACCTTATTctacttttccatacaactcaatcatcatttgtactttattccactttttcatgtactatattccatttttcttaaatccgtgtttttggtcaaacgggaCTATAAGTATGGGACAGAAGGAGTACTATTTTTTacaaaatggtacttttttacaTGAGTTAAGCTAATGTTTGGGGATTCAACTTTTACATTTTTCACCGTTGAGGACTcgtaccttttttttttcaccttttgggacCTATTATTCATTTTCCGGTCAAATTTAACCAAAGGATAGAAAAGTTTAGTCCCTTTGGTTAAATGTTTGGGTCCTTgagttaaaaataatttatgtATAATGATTGGTGAAATTTTTGAAATGTAATTAACCCAACAACCAAAGGGAAGTTTTGATTATTAGATAAATTATTTCCTTAATTTTCTAAATTACCCTGTAGTTGGtcattaagaaatttattttcgtAATATTAGGCTAAAGAAATGtgagattttctttaattttcaaaattaatttttagaCCGATTGTTATATAGATGAAAGTGAGTTAACAATTTTATCCTTGTATGAGTAAGTCATCCTCCTCCTCAATCTTTCTTGTCTCACTTTATCAATTGAAGTAGTACTCAGAAGTTGTCAAAAATTCACCAGTAATCATTACTAATGTTATTATGTTAATAAACTAGATCAAACTTCATCTCAATTActtctttttgttttgtgttCCTATATCAATTTAAGATATTCAACTAAACCACACAAACTTCATCTCAATtgcttttctttgttttgtgtTCCTAAATCAACCATCAACCGTACGTAAGCCACCCCAACTATACAAATTTCCAACTGTTATTTTTGGCTGGAAGTTGCCTTTCAATCACCACCGGAAACACACCTTCATCAAGAAAAATATGAACATTTGGGTTGTTACACCACCGCCATGGGAAAAATAAGTTATCAAAGGAGCAATTAGATTGGGTTAAGAGAGTCACCATTAAGCATCACGAGATGAGATTAATTCACAAATACCTTGAAAGAAAATGTTTGTAAGATCGAATACGAAAAACATGAACAAAGTAATAATGCAATGGTATGGTATACTACTTTAATGTATCACAAGGATTAACCAACACCTTCGACTTTGTCATTGGCATGTTATTACCGCGGCTAAGTAACACTTTCGGTGTGGGATATGAAGGATTGCACCAACCGTAGTTGGGGCATGAAAAAGTCTTGTGATCCATATCTTACAGGTTCAATTGGAATGGTATCAACATTTTTGTTTTTACATGCATCAGTTATCAACATATCTTTTGATGTGCGGATGTTTAACAAACTGCAACAAAGTCAGTCActttttttcctttattttgcaattaattaattttttcatataaaataatgtTGGTATAGTTAACGTTGAGTTAACGGTGAGTTAGTTAACGTTGAGTTAACGGTGAGTTAGTTAACCGGAAAATAGAAAAGAGGtctcaaaaggtgaaaaaaaaagtaTGGATCCTGAAAGGTGAAAAACATAAAAGGTTAAACCCCATCCTTTAACTTAACTCTTTTTTAtatgaatggtacttccttttttgtcttttagctatttatcttttagctgatatgtgtgttgccacacatatctatctgatatgcgaaaaaacaacctGTACTACTACTGGCCTACTGGGAGTGGTAGACCCGTGTATTTTGAAGGGGAAAGGGGACAGTTGAAGAGGAAACAAACATTTTTAGTTTAAGTGGCCTTTTGGTTTCAATTAGTGACGCTTAACTACTTTAGTTAATATGCatatgttaattaattatgtactTTAATTGTGACATaaatactgaaggaaataatgctattggtccaagtatgcattctatgttaagtctaataaatgcggttcagtattaattaacaagttaataattcagtgagatcaagtgagctgaatgcctagctagaggccgcttcagttcaagtggaattaatgatattaatccacagcttactcttgactgaacccgtagggtcacacaaatagtacgtaaacggatcaagtatttaatggcattaaatactccatctatgaatattcggaaccgacggatcttggtttcagtgggagctaagatcgtcacaggcaagaaatgaatactccggaaacgatgatattgccggaaacggaaatatggatcgtatcggaaatatgaatattatccaagtcgtagatgttgccggaaacggaaacatggtacgtatcggaaaatattgttggaaatggaaatattaccagaatcggaaatattgccggaaacggaaatattgtcagaatcggaaatattaccggaatcggaaaataattccggaaacggaaatattaaatatttgttcgaaacggaaattaattccggaatcggaaatattgaatattgttcgtatcggaaatagattccggaaatggaattttaatcggaagcgtatcgtacgaattagcatcggacgaggcctgccggacgaaggcccagcacgaagccaggccatcgcccagcaagcacgcacgccacagcccagcgcgcacaaggccacgcatgcgtgggccgcgctgcgtgggctgctgctcgcatgcgtgggcagcccttgtggctgccgtgtgtgtgtgagtttgagctcatgcgagattcctgaatctgcaagagtcagtgtatgattaaatgtctattcctattggataaattgattaagtagaattcatgtagaattctaattccaattaattcgcatcctactaggattacgattacttttccataactctataaataaaggcctaggggtcataatttatacacaagtttcaaagtattcaaaagtgagttttttgagagaaaattcaaacacccatcttgccccaaaagtgccgaattttctgagtaccttaagggcgactctagttggtcaatcttaaggcggatccggacgtgctgtggactttctacggagggacgacacttggagtcctaaaagacttgttcttgttcggttcgggcgcagctagggaaggcacgcaacaaagagtatgcatctaaactatgctaaatgattatgtgtaaataatatgtttcctgggttaatggttgtttccgcatgatctatgtaatgtcatatgtatcataacttaacaaatacttcctccgttcttatttacatgacacaattggatTTTGGGCACTATTAGTATTCACACAAGctcctttgacttccttttgtggtttatacttaagaaaaaacatagtcgtgtggggtcttgttagattcgtctcaataaatattttttaaatatcaactttttataatttttttatccataattggagatattaatgtttgaaatagtacGTTGACAAACgtacctaaataattgtgtcatttaaaaaagaacagaggaagtataaaaaTGTTACAGTAAGTTAatggataattttttttaaatggtacggatatatatatttttttaaaaaaattgagcgAATGAACTTCAAGAAAAGTAGAAATTATAAATGCGAGTGGGATTATTCAAACCTATCAACACTTATATATTTctactattttttatttttacaaaaaCAGTTAtacaattactccctccgtcccttaatactcgcactacTTTTTTTTTCGGG
This Spinacia oleracea cultivar Varoflay chromosome 6, BTI_SOV_V1, whole genome shotgun sequence DNA region includes the following protein-coding sequences:
- the LOC110784302 gene encoding dehydration-responsive element-binding protein 1A-like; amino-acid sequence: MDSGNGSNNYDDQMALASSCPKKRAGRKKLQETRHPVYRGVRMRNGDRWVCEVRAHNNSRIWLGTYPTAEMAARAHDVAALALRGSTACLNFADSAWRLRVPASTNTRDIQQAAAEAAEAFRGGGSEVYVGENSNMSNNNVNNVTMQASGGGNEVRTNTNNNEVLHQQNAEYVDEEAVYNMPGLLQNMAEGMLLPPPQNPYEGYNWNDETDDCDVSLWNY
- the LOC110784339 gene encoding dehydration-responsive element-binding protein 1A-like, with the protein product MFRDIMDDGNQQCFNPNTPRGSHSDDEMILASSCPKKRAGRKKFKETRHPVYRGVRQRNGDRWVCEVRAPNNNNRIWLGTYPTAEMAARAHDVAALALRGRNACLNFADSAWRLSVPSSTDTRDIQRAAAEAAEAFRGETSNINDHVMEGYAGENEVKSNDNEVLQENGEYVDDEAVYDMPGLLVNMAEGLLIPPPQNPYEGFSWNDSDNDECEVSLWSYSI